GGGGGGCATGATGTGTGGAATGCAGACACCATAAGATTCTGACTTTATGAGCAAGGGCATGGTAAACAAAATGAGAAAATTCCCAGATAATATAGCCATAAATCAGCCAGTACCACGTAAAGGTTGTTGTGAAAATAGCATGTTTTTCGAGTAATCCTATACAGAATGCTACTGCAGCTATTGATATAAATCTGGAGATTAAACGGTTGATTACAAATACTAAAAAGGGAATGCGGTATTCGTCTATTTTAAAACGTTTATAAAAAAAAGCCCTTAATATTTCTATCAGTAACAGAAAGGGGATAATGGGTGCGATAAGATGTTGTATGCCTTCAAATGTAGACAGTGAGCCATAATCTCCGCTTTGCACCATCTTTATAATACCACCGATACCAAAGAAGCCTGTTAGTTCGTCATAGAATGTTTGAAAGATATTCATTAGCTGATATAATTGTTTTTACAATGATTTATAATTAATTCTATTAGTGATCGCAGACGATTTACAGATACCTTTTTCTCCAGACCTGCATCATATATACATTTATTTCCCATTGATCGGCTACAGGGCGATTAGTAAAAGGAATAGTAGGCATATAAGAGGGGGGACCAAATTCGGTTAACATCGTAAGCACTTTGCCCTGTCTTTTTTTTAAGTTAACTACTTTATCCCACCAGGCAAAATGAGCAGCTAATTCTGCTTTCCATTCCGGAGCACGGGGATCGCTGACCTGTGGCCCTTCAGCATGTCCAACTCTGGAGTGTACATGATCTGTGCGGGAAATAGCCAGTTCAACAGTAGCTGGCTGATCTTCCAGTAAGCTTTCACTAACATTACACCAGTGGGAAATATCCAGCGTAAGTCTCAGACCTGGATTTTTTTGTAAATAAGGCAAGGCCGCCGGTGCTGAATAAAGCATACGCGATCTGTGGGTTTCATGATAAATGGGAACACCAGTTTTCTTTGAATAATTAATAGTAAAATCTATAAACTGCTTATTCTCTTGGTAACTAAAGAAATCCCTGCCTGAATGGACGTTTATGTATAGTGGCTGCTGGTATTTGTTTTCGGTTGCTTCGCTGATTACCTTTTTAAAAGTTGCAAAATTGTTATCCGGAAGCGGCTCATCTCCGCGGCAAAGAAATCCTGCGTCCAGCTGATACTCTTTTAATGCCGCAAATAACTCTTTTTGCAGGGTAATATCAGATGGCCATAAAATTTCTATCCCATCATATCCATCATGTTTTGCCTTTTTGCAAAAATCAGTTACAGTTCCGTTGAAACCCCAGAAGGGGGCCATGATCTTTAAGGCAAAACCTTTTTCTATGTGTTCTGTGACGAGCCTTGAAGATCCGAATATGTCCAGTGAAGGTAAAAGCATTGCGGTTGTTACGGCAAGACTATTCCCTATAAAATTTCTTCGGTTATATTTCATGGTTAGCAAGGTTTTGAAAAATCAAAATACATATTTTAAATCTCTGTGGTATGCATTTTATGTAACATCGTGATTGTAATATTGGAAACGTTTTCATCTTACGGAAATTTAATTATCTGATAACCCCTGTTTAATAAATAACCCGGAATGTTTTTTGATCTTTATTATATAAAACTATTTATTATGAAAAAGATAATTTCTATTTGCCTGATCCTGTTATCAGTCGTTTCTTTAACTGCTTTTGCAACTTCTGCAGTAAGTACACCACCAAAAAATACTGAACCACCGGTAAGCTATAATGTCCGTTTTGGTTTTAAACATCTGGATGGCAGTCTGTCAACTACTGGTTATACTGATAGTCCGGGTTTTACTGCAACTAACACAAATACAGGTAGTGACTTTGAATGTCAGTTGGGTTCTTCGCCTCTGGGAGTTTATCTGCCTTATCAGTTACCTGGAACTATTAATAATCTGCCAGCCGGAACTTATGAGTTTAATGTGCTGAGAGGTCAGGGAAACTGGACTGGTTATGGTAATGTTATCGCAACACTGTCTCCGGAAATGATCGGTCCTGATGGTTATGTGACTATTTACATTCCTATTGCCTGGGAAGAATAAATAATTAAAACCAAAAATCAATGCAGATCTTTTAGCTTTTACTAAAGCTTAATGAAATCTGATTCTATTTATGCTTATTAACAAGAAGAGCTGTCAGCATTAATGCTGACAGCTCTTCTTGTTTTGGTTATGTCGTTAATGATTAAACCAAAATATTTTTCCGGCTCTGATCTGCCAGTTCTTAATCTTAATAAGGTTAATGTCTTGTATAACAATAAATTGAGCTATTTTTATTATGTCGACCTAAAATAACTCATTAATTAACCTTTTTAAATCTAAATTATTATGAAAAACCTATTAAGAACATTATTTGTATTTAGCCTGATTGTATTTGCTGGGTTTACTGCCATTGCGCAAATGCCCAGAGTTATAAGAGAAGGGACTGGTGTAGCCTGCCAGGCAGACGTTACCGTAATGAGTATGACTGCTGCAAGTACAACCTACAGGTATGAATGGCTAGTGGCACCTGAATCTCACGTCTTTCAGATTAACCCGGTTTATCAGTTTAAAGTTCTGGCAACACTTTCAGGTGGTGCAGTCTATGTATATTATGTAACTAAGTCTGCTATTGATGCAAATCCAAATGTGTACTATGTGGCTTATCCGCAGGGAGGAGGGACTGCACTGAAATTATATATTAAGAATGATATTCCAGCTTATCCTAATAAAAATCAGTATACCTTCCGTTTTCAGCTTTAAATTGAGAACAATTCCAGAAGGGTCTGCTTATTAAAACAAAGAGACTGTATCATAATTCATGATCAGTCTCTTTGTTTTAATACTATGCAGATATATTTATTGAGCAGGAGCAACCCCGGCTGTTTTAAGCTCTTTCTGCTTGCTCAGATTAAATTTGAAAAGTTCAGCTGTTGATACTAATTTTCTTCTGCACTTTTCTATATCAGTTCCCTCTTTTGTCCATAAATAAGGGGAGAAACTATATGACTTATTACCGTCCAGATTCGCAATAAATTTATTCCAGGTTGACCATCTCAGGCCTTTGTAGAATTCATTCAGGTCACCATCAAGACAGAAACGAATAAACTCGCTGTAACCAAGACCTAGCGGTTCCCAGTTCAGGCTGTTGGGAGCTAAATAATAAACGTTTTTCAAATCTTTACCAAAAGCCCCATAATTTATGGCGAAAAAACCACCAGCTGCATCATCAGCAACTAAAAAATAGTCTGGCTTATCACCATATTCTTCTATCGTTTTTCCTTTATTCCATTCCGGAACAGAGCGATTCAGTCTGGTACTTCCGGATCCTAAGATTCTTAACCAGCCATTATCAATCATAATGCCTCCACTATTGTAAATCACTGCGCCTAAAGTGGAATAGGTGGAGACCTGAGTGTTAAACAGGGCATTTTTAGCATTGGCAGAATCAGCTTCAAGAACCTCAACTTTGTTTTTTGCAGAGTCAATCCATTTTTGAACCAGTGGCCATGCAGGATCGGTCTTGTTGATGAGTTCATCCAGACTCTGCATCTTATTTTGCGCGAAAACAGTAGTAGAAAGAAGGGTTATGCCAAGAATTAAAAGGCTTTTAAATACACTTTTCATTGAAATAGAACTTATCTTCTCAAAGATAGGATGATAAACTGAAATTAATCCAAAAAATTGATAAGTGCTTATTATAGTGTGATTCTTGTGAAGAACTGGTATATTTGCCGCAATTATGGGTTACGCAAAAGAAAGAGGAAAGCTTGAAAAGCTATTAAGAATAGTTGGTTTAAATACTTATGACGAGAAAAGTTTTGCTGCTCTCGTTGATACGCATGAAAAATATTCTCATACTGTCAGAATATTGAAAAATAAAGAACCAGAGACATTTGGTGATTTATATAAAAATGAGTTGGAAGAAGTGAAAATCAGTAGAAAAGCTGTTAAGGATGCTGATTCAGATGAGACTCGTCAGAGTACCTTTATCGCTTATAAAGAGACACTGTTACGTGCTTTAAATAATACTATTCAGGCTACAAACGAAACGTTGTAGTAATTAATCGTATTTCGGTTGATTGATAAAATATATAGCTGATTAGAAAGATAATCAAGGCTGATCAGGTTTAACAAATCATAGAATGGGGCCATATCATTAAATAAATGATATGGCCCTTTTTTTTATGGAATGCTTATAGAATTAGCATCCATACTATAAATAAGCCGGAGGCTATTTTACGGTATGGTATTCACTTCTAAATTCTAAAGCAATGTTAGGTTCAAAAATCGATTTATTTGGCAATGAGTGGCTTGATGTAGTATTTGATAAAAAAAACAAAAGCTACGGCGCATATATGCTTCGCAGACAGAGTGATTCAGATACGGTTAAAGCACTTTTTATTGCAGGAACACTTTTTATCCTGCTTTTTTTATCTCCCAGAATTATTAGTTTGATTAAAGGGAGCAGTTCTGTAGAGGATGTTCAGGAACAAAAAGTTGCTGTGACTATTCAGCCTCCTCCCGCAGTTGATCCCAAAACTCCGCCACCGGCTGCGGTTGAGCCACCTAAAGCGAAAGAGAATACGCTGAAGTTTCCGCCGCCAATAGTGGTTGATAAGGTAGTTAATGAAGACCCGCCACAAATTAAGGAGCTGGAGGTTGCAACACCAGGGCAGAAAACCATAGTAGGTGAACCTGATGGAGAAATTGTTGTCACTGGTCCTACCGGCGAGGGGGTAAAAAGAGCTGCTATGGTTGAGGATAATACTATTCATACTGAATTCGCAGCTCTTGAAGTTCAGCCCATGTTTCCTGGCGGAATAAATAAATTCTATGCCTA
This portion of the Pedobacter lusitanus genome encodes:
- a CDS encoding sugar phosphate isomerase/epimerase family protein, which produces MKYNRRNFIGNSLAVTTAMLLPSLDIFGSSRLVTEHIEKGFALKIMAPFWGFNGTVTDFCKKAKHDGYDGIEILWPSDITLQKELFAALKEYQLDAGFLCRGDEPLPDNNFATFKKVISEATENKYQQPLYINVHSGRDFFSYQENKQFIDFTINYSKKTGVPIYHETHRSRMLYSAPAALPYLQKNPGLRLTLDISHWCNVSESLLEDQPATVELAISRTDHVHSRVGHAEGPQVSDPRAPEWKAELAAHFAWWDKVVNLKKRQGKVLTMLTEFGPPSYMPTIPFTNRPVADQWEINVYMMQVWRKRYL
- a CDS encoding DUF2625 domain-containing protein; translated protein: MKSVFKSLLILGITLLSTTVFAQNKMQSLDELINKTDPAWPLVQKWIDSAKNKVEVLEADSANAKNALFNTQVSTYSTLGAVIYNSGGIMIDNGWLRILGSGSTRLNRSVPEWNKGKTIEEYGDKPDYFLVADDAAGGFFAINYGAFGKDLKNVYYLAPNSLNWEPLGLGYSEFIRFCLDGDLNEFYKGLRWSTWNKFIANLDGNKSYSFSPYLWTKEGTDIEKCRRKLVSTAELFKFNLSKQKELKTAGVAPAQ
- a CDS encoding energy transducer TonB yields the protein MLGSKIDLFGNEWLDVVFDKKNKSYGAYMLRRQSDSDTVKALFIAGTLFILLFLSPRIISLIKGSSSVEDVQEQKVAVTIQPPPAVDPKTPPPAAVEPPKAKENTLKFPPPIVVDKVVNEDPPQIKELEVATPGQKTIVGEPDGEIVVTGPTGEGVKRAAMVEDNTIHTEFAALEVQPMFPGGINKFYAYLSKAIRYPAMAQENGVQGKVFMSFIIEKDGSLTDIKVERKLGAGTDEEAIRVLKASPHWLPGIQNGNKVRVKYNIPISFALSQ